In a genomic window of Streptomyces koelreuteriae:
- a CDS encoding acetyl-CoA C-acetyltransferase: MARTRRRRARPSGGRRGFVRQALDGLVERYDLQEPGAVGEFVAGAVLKHSRDFNLAREAVLGSTLHPSTPAYDIQQACGTGLQAVIAAANKIALGQTESAVAGGADTASDAPLGVNDRLRRILLEARRAKSAGARLKALAKVRPSHLVPDIPRNAEPRTGLSMGEHAAVTARAWGIGRTAQDELAAASHGRLATAYERGFFQDLVIPFRGLARDQNLRPGSTAEKLAALKPVFGLDHPDPTMTAGNSTPLTDGAATVLLASEEWARERGLTPLAYLTAYETAAVDFVDGDVAGGEDGLLMAPAYAVPRMLERAGLKPADFELIEIHEAFASQVLATLAAWEKRGLGAVDRDRLNVAGSSLATGHPFAATGARIVATLAKLLAERDAPARGLISVCAAGGQGVTAVLERA; this comes from the coding sequence ATCGCACGCACCAGACGCCGCAGAGCCCGCCCTTCGGGCGGACGACGGGGATTTGTCAGACAGGCCCTCGACGGCCTCGTCGAGCGGTACGACCTCCAGGAACCCGGAGCGGTGGGCGAGTTCGTCGCGGGAGCCGTCCTCAAGCACAGCCGCGACTTCAACCTCGCCCGCGAGGCCGTCCTCGGCTCGACACTGCACCCGAGCACCCCGGCCTACGACATCCAGCAGGCCTGCGGCACCGGACTCCAGGCCGTCATCGCCGCCGCCAACAAGATCGCCCTCGGCCAGACGGAGTCGGCGGTCGCGGGCGGCGCCGACACGGCCAGCGACGCACCCCTCGGCGTCAATGACCGCCTGCGCCGCATCCTGCTGGAGGCCCGGCGCGCGAAGTCGGCGGGCGCCCGACTGAAGGCCCTCGCGAAGGTGCGCCCCTCCCATCTCGTCCCCGACATCCCGCGCAACGCCGAGCCGCGCACCGGGCTGTCCATGGGCGAACACGCCGCCGTCACCGCCCGGGCCTGGGGCATCGGTCGTACGGCCCAGGACGAACTGGCCGCGGCGAGCCATGGGCGGCTGGCGACGGCGTACGAACGCGGCTTCTTCCAGGACCTGGTGATCCCCTTCCGGGGCCTCGCCCGCGACCAGAACCTGCGCCCCGGCTCGACCGCCGAGAAACTGGCCGCCCTGAAGCCGGTGTTCGGCCTGGACCACCCCGACCCGACCATGACGGCGGGGAACTCGACCCCGCTGACGGACGGGGCGGCGACCGTCCTGCTGGCGAGCGAGGAGTGGGCCCGGGAGCGCGGCCTGACACCGCTGGCGTATCTGACCGCGTACGAGACGGCCGCCGTGGACTTCGTCGACGGCGATGTCGCGGGCGGCGAGGACGGTCTGCTCATGGCACCGGCGTACGCCGTTCCGCGCATGCTGGAGCGGGCCGGGCTGAAGCCGGCCGATTTCGAACTGATCGAGATCCACGAGGCGTTCGCCTCCCAGGTGCTGGCGACGCTCGCCGCCTGGGAGAAGCGGGGTCTGGGTGCGGTGGACCGCGACCGGCTGAACGTCGCCGGCTCGTCCCTCGCCACCGGGCACCCCTTCGCCGCCACCGGCGCCCGGATCGTGGCCACGCTGGCCAAGCTCCTGGCCGAACGGGACGCGCCCGCACGCGGACTGATCTCGGTGTGCGCGGCGGGCGGGCAGGGGGTGACGGCCGTTCTGGAGCGGGCATGA
- a CDS encoding dicarboxylate/amino acid:cation symporter, translating into MSSYTKSFKVPFWAQIIAGLVLGVLLGWLARDQDLSWLTTTLEKVGDTFIGLLKLAVAPLVFFAILVSITNLRKVNNAARLASRTLLWFMVTSLIAVSIGLVIGLVTNPGAGTGLTPKDGAKPDETGSWIDFLTGIVPTDVITPFTELNVLQIVFMAAVAGIAALQLGEKAQPILNLSESVLELLQKALWWVIRLAPIGTVGLIGHAIATYGWDLIGKYATFTVDIYVGCAIVLFGVYPALLATVAKANPIQFFKGAWPAIQLAFVSRSSVGTMPLTQKVTERLGVPKEYASFAVPFGATTKMDGCAAIYPAIAAIFVAQIFDIQLGVGDYLLIAFVSVVGSAATAGLTGATVMLTLTLSTLGLPMEGVGLLLAIDPILDMIRTATNVAGQALIPVLVAARENLLDREAYATADGSSLDDPWDEKRDAEREQVPAAV; encoded by the coding sequence GTGTCCTCATACACGAAGTCCTTCAAGGTGCCCTTCTGGGCTCAGATCATCGCCGGTCTCGTCCTCGGTGTGCTGCTCGGCTGGCTCGCCCGCGACCAGGACCTGTCCTGGCTGACCACGACCCTGGAGAAGGTCGGCGACACCTTCATCGGCCTGCTGAAGCTCGCCGTCGCGCCGCTCGTCTTCTTCGCGATCCTCGTCTCGATCACCAACCTGCGGAAGGTCAACAACGCGGCCCGCCTGGCCTCGCGCACCCTCCTGTGGTTCATGGTCACCTCGCTGATCGCGGTGAGCATCGGCCTGGTCATCGGCCTGGTCACCAACCCCGGCGCCGGTACCGGCCTCACGCCCAAGGACGGCGCGAAGCCCGACGAGACCGGCTCGTGGATCGACTTCCTGACCGGCATCGTGCCGACCGACGTGATCACGCCGTTCACCGAGCTGAACGTCCTGCAGATCGTCTTCATGGCCGCCGTCGCCGGTATCGCCGCGCTCCAGCTCGGCGAGAAGGCCCAGCCGATCCTCAACCTGAGCGAGTCCGTCCTGGAGCTGCTCCAGAAGGCGCTGTGGTGGGTCATCCGGCTCGCCCCGATCGGCACCGTCGGCCTCATCGGCCACGCCATCGCCACGTACGGCTGGGACCTGATCGGCAAGTACGCGACGTTCACCGTCGACATCTACGTCGGCTGCGCGATCGTGCTGTTCGGCGTGTACCCGGCGCTGCTCGCGACCGTCGCCAAGGCCAACCCGATCCAGTTCTTCAAGGGCGCCTGGCCCGCGATCCAGCTGGCCTTCGTCTCCCGCTCCTCCGTGGGCACGATGCCGCTGACGCAGAAGGTCACCGAGCGGCTCGGCGTGCCGAAGGAGTACGCGTCCTTCGCGGTGCCGTTCGGCGCCACGACCAAGATGGACGGCTGCGCCGCGATCTACCCCGCGATCGCCGCGATCTTCGTCGCCCAGATCTTCGACATCCAGCTCGGTGTCGGCGACTACCTGCTGATCGCGTTCGTCTCGGTGGTCGGCTCCGCCGCCACGGCCGGCCTGACCGGCGCGACGGTCATGCTGACCCTGACCCTCTCCACCCTCGGCCTGCCGATGGAGGGTGTCGGTCTGCTCCTCGCGATCGACCCGATCCTCGACATGATCCGCACCGCGACCAACGTCGCCGGCCAGGCCCTCATCCCGGTCCTGGTCGCCGCCCGGGAGAACCTGCTCGACCGCGAGGCCTACGCCACGGCGGACGGCTCCTCCCTGGACGACCCGTGGGACGAGAAGCGGGACGCGGAGCGCGAGCAGGTGCCCGCCGCGGTGTGA
- a CDS encoding MaoC family dehydratase: MTDAPALVLTGPPSLAPLLARGALLSPFKRPAPDAEFPRTRLVLPGLRVDLARLAAYERVCGFPTGEDALPLTYPQVLGFPLAMRLMSGRDFPLPLLGLVHTSITVTRHRGMPATGAYELAVRVDGLAPHRRGTEATVVTEVREGGDVVWESSSTYLARHRTRRPAEDVGSAEEVRKPLPTVAEWRLAEDVGRRYAAASGDRNPIHLHPLTARLFGFPRAIAHGMWTLARCLAAHGTPDSCHARAAFKAPVLLPGTVTYAAENGRFELRDGDERVHVAGDVHPA; the protein is encoded by the coding sequence ATGACCGACGCCCCCGCTCTCGTCCTCACCGGGCCGCCTTCCCTGGCCCCGCTCCTCGCCCGCGGCGCCTTGCTGTCCCCCTTCAAACGGCCCGCCCCCGACGCGGAGTTCCCCCGCACCCGGCTCGTCCTGCCCGGCCTGCGGGTCGACCTCGCGCGGCTGGCGGCGTACGAGCGGGTCTGCGGGTTCCCGACCGGGGAGGACGCGCTGCCGCTGACGTATCCGCAGGTGCTCGGATTCCCCCTGGCCATGCGGCTGATGAGCGGCCGGGACTTCCCGCTGCCGCTGCTGGGCCTGGTCCACACGTCGATCACCGTCACCCGGCATCGGGGGATGCCGGCGACCGGCGCGTACGAACTCGCCGTACGGGTCGACGGACTGGCACCGCACCGCCGCGGCACGGAGGCCACGGTCGTCACCGAGGTGCGCGAAGGCGGGGACGTCGTCTGGGAGTCGAGCAGCACCTACCTCGCCCGGCACCGCACGCGACGGCCCGCCGAGGATGTCGGGTCTGCGGAGGAGGTCCGCAAACCGCTGCCCACCGTCGCCGAGTGGCGGCTGGCCGAGGACGTCGGCCGTCGCTACGCCGCCGCCTCCGGAGACCGCAACCCGATCCACCTCCACCCCCTCACCGCCCGCCTCTTCGGCTTCCCCCGGGCCATCGCCCACGGCATGTGGACCCTCGCCCGCTGCCTGGCCGCCCACGGCACACCGGACTCCTGCCACGCACGCGCGGCCTTCAAGGCACCGGTCCTGCTGCCGGGGACGGTGACGTACGCGGCGGAGAACGGCCGCTTCGAACTGCGGGACGGGGACGAGCGGGTGCATGTGGCGGGGGATGTCCACCCGGCGTAA
- a CDS encoding DUF4229 domain-containing protein, whose translation MLRYTLKRLGIFVGCLVVVWGLVYSGLAPRGLGDSNGLWIVALALVLSAPISFVVLRKERDRASVQIVERVDRMKANMEASRSQEDSADETSRAQGQAS comes from the coding sequence ATGCTCCGCTACACACTGAAGCGCCTCGGAATCTTCGTGGGCTGCCTCGTGGTCGTCTGGGGCCTCGTCTACTCCGGCCTCGCCCCGCGCGGCCTCGGCGACAGCAACGGCCTGTGGATCGTGGCGCTCGCCCTGGTGCTCTCCGCGCCGATCAGCTTCGTCGTGCTGCGCAAGGAGCGCGACCGCGCCTCCGTGCAGATCGTGGAGCGGGTCGACCGTATGAAGGCCAACATGGAGGCAAGTCGCAGCCAGGAGGACTCGGCCGACGAGACGAGCCGGGCGCAGGGCCAGGCCTCGTAA
- a CDS encoding TetR/AcrR family transcriptional regulator, which yields MGAVKTKRMPRAVREQQMLDAAVRIFGQRGYMAASMDEIAELAGVSKPLVYLYLNSKEDLFTACIRREAKSLVEAVRAGVRPDLPSDRQLWEGLGAFFAHTARNPDAWSVLHLQARTHGEPFAAEVTAMREEIVAFVTQLILTGAREAHHDPDLPEREVAGLAEALVGAAESLAAWANATPGVTARQAAATMMNFAWAGLGDLMAGRPWSPQGEERAEHQGG from the coding sequence ATGGGTGCCGTGAAGACCAAGCGGATGCCGCGTGCGGTCCGCGAACAGCAGATGCTGGACGCCGCCGTGCGGATCTTCGGCCAACGCGGCTACATGGCCGCGTCGATGGACGAGATAGCCGAACTTGCGGGCGTGTCCAAGCCGTTGGTCTATCTGTACCTGAACTCCAAGGAAGACCTCTTCACCGCCTGCATCCGCCGCGAGGCCAAGTCCCTCGTCGAGGCGGTGCGGGCCGGGGTCCGGCCCGATCTGCCTTCCGACCGGCAACTCTGGGAAGGGCTCGGGGCGTTCTTCGCGCACACCGCCCGCAACCCGGACGCCTGGTCGGTCCTGCACCTCCAGGCCCGCACCCACGGCGAGCCGTTCGCCGCCGAGGTCACCGCGATGCGCGAGGAGATCGTCGCGTTCGTGACGCAGCTCATCCTCACCGGTGCTCGTGAGGCCCACCACGACCCCGACCTCCCGGAGCGCGAGGTCGCCGGCCTCGCCGAGGCCCTGGTCGGCGCCGCCGAATCCCTCGCCGCCTGGGCCAACGCCACCCCCGGCGTCACGGCCCGCCAGGCCGCGGCCACGATGATGAACTTCGCGTGGGCGGGGCTGGGCGACCTCATGGCGGGACGACCGTGGTCCCCGCAGGGGGAGGAACGGGCGGAGCATCAGGGCGGGTAG
- a CDS encoding 3-oxoacyl-ACP reductase translates to MADRYLRFTGTAPGRFLTRRLGLPEPAALIRWSAERPALDGGLRHLTAGRSGLDLAPVLARTGIAPAGADRAAAVVLDASGVRDVEGLAEVHAALHPVVRSVTPSGRVVVLGAPLDPADHHQAAAQQALEGFTRSLGKEIGQGRTVNLVRLTDASAAETTLRFLLSPKSAYVSGQMIEVGAGEEPEVPVDRDRPLSGRTALVTGAARGIGEAVAETLARDGARVVVLDVPGAEQDARRVADRLGGTALLLDITAADAGARIAEALPDGLDLLIHNAGITRDRRLVNMPAERWIPVLEVNLASVLRTTDALLKAGALRPGGRIVATASIAGLAGNTGQTNYGASKAGIVGLVRSLAPRALAEHGVTVNAVAPGFIETKMTAAVPLFIREAGRRMNSLAQGGLPVDVAETTAWLAHPGSGAVNGQVVRVCGQSLLGA, encoded by the coding sequence ATGGCCGACCGCTATCTGCGCTTCACCGGTACCGCGCCCGGCCGTTTCCTCACCCGCCGCCTCGGCCTGCCCGAGCCCGCGGCGCTGATCCGCTGGTCCGCCGAGCGCCCGGCCCTGGACGGCGGCCTGCGTCACCTCACTGCCGGCCGGTCCGGCCTGGACCTCGCCCCGGTCCTCGCCCGTACGGGCATCGCCCCGGCCGGAGCCGACCGGGCCGCCGCCGTCGTCCTGGACGCGAGCGGGGTGCGGGACGTCGAGGGACTGGCCGAGGTGCACGCGGCCCTGCATCCCGTCGTACGGTCGGTCACCCCGAGCGGCCGCGTGGTCGTGCTCGGCGCGCCGCTCGACCCGGCCGACCATCACCAGGCCGCCGCCCAGCAGGCCTTGGAGGGCTTCACGCGCTCCCTCGGCAAGGAGATCGGCCAGGGCAGGACGGTGAACCTGGTCCGGCTGACGGACGCGTCCGCCGCCGAAACCACGCTCCGTTTCCTGCTGTCGCCCAAGTCGGCGTATGTCAGCGGGCAGATGATCGAGGTGGGGGCCGGCGAGGAGCCTGAGGTGCCTGTCGACCGGGACCGTCCCCTGTCCGGCCGGACCGCCCTGGTCACCGGCGCCGCGCGCGGCATCGGAGAGGCGGTCGCCGAGACACTCGCGCGGGACGGCGCCCGGGTCGTCGTCCTCGATGTGCCCGGGGCCGAACAGGACGCCCGGCGCGTCGCCGACCGGCTCGGCGGCACCGCCCTGCTCCTCGACATCACGGCCGCCGACGCGGGCGCGCGCATCGCCGAGGCCCTGCCGGACGGCCTCGACCTGCTCATCCACAACGCGGGCATCACCCGCGACCGGCGGCTGGTGAACATGCCGGCCGAGCGCTGGATCCCGGTGCTGGAGGTGAACCTGGCGAGCGTGCTGCGCACGACCGACGCGCTGCTGAAGGCCGGGGCGCTGCGGCCGGGCGGCCGGATCGTGGCGACGGCCTCGATCGCGGGCCTCGCCGGCAACACGGGACAGACCAACTACGGGGCGAGCAAGGCGGGCATCGTCGGCCTGGTCCGCTCCCTCGCGCCGCGCGCGCTCGCCGAGCACGGGGTGACGGTCAACGCCGTCGCGCCGGGCTTCATCGAGACGAAGATGACGGCCGCCGTCCCACTGTTCATCCGCGAGGCGGGCCGCCGCATGAACTCCCTTGCCCAGGGCGGTCTTCCGGTCGATGTCGCCGAGACCACCGCCTGGCTCGCGCACCCGGGCTCGGGCGCGGTCAACGGCCAGGTCGTGCGCGTCTGCGGCCAGAGCCTGCTGGGGGCGTGA